A portion of the Candidatus Methylomirabilota bacterium genome contains these proteins:
- a CDS encoding PD-(D/E)XK nuclease family protein — protein HPKSTALFEHEYRIELSRAAWQALSRNVGQCLRNFFRLPLTAEIKKSEPAHWSIEHWSKVFAFEGTSVWVAPDFGYWTGTGRLALVDWKTGGANPEAAAFQLGCYALYAHEVLGVEPARVDLLEANLREPEVTPHRWSDARLMEIKEQLRLSVRSMKAYLVDPDANVAVINDFEKTEDLRICRWCNFRAVCRPELGS, from the coding sequence CATCCCAAGTCCACGGCGCTCTTCGAGCACGAGTACCGGATCGAGCTCTCGCGCGCGGCCTGGCAGGCACTCAGCCGGAACGTCGGGCAGTGCCTCCGCAACTTCTTCCGCCTGCCGCTCACCGCCGAGATCAAGAAGTCCGAGCCGGCGCACTGGTCCATCGAGCACTGGTCGAAGGTCTTCGCCTTCGAAGGCACGTCGGTCTGGGTCGCGCCCGACTTCGGCTACTGGACCGGCACGGGGCGCCTCGCGCTCGTGGACTGGAAGACGGGCGGCGCGAACCCCGAGGCCGCCGCCTTCCAGCTCGGCTGCTACGCGCTCTACGCCCACGAGGTCCTCGGCGTCGAGCCGGCGCGCGTGGACCTGCTCGAGGCGAACCTGCGCGAGCCCGAGGTGACGCCTCATCGCTGGAGCGACGCGCGGCTCATGGAGATCAAGGAGCAGCTCCGGCTGTCCGTTCGCTCCATGAAGGCGTACCTCGTGGACCCCGACGCGAACGTGGCGGTGATCAACGACTTCGAGAAGACGGAGGACCTGCGCATCTGCCGCTGGTGCAACTTCCGGGCGGTCTGCCGCCCCGAGCTCGGCTCGTGA